A stretch of DNA from Carassius carassius chromosome 22, fCarCar2.1, whole genome shotgun sequence:
tattgtgcaatttactagcagtttctgaGATTTTCCCCCCCAGTGTATAATACTAAAACCCATTTCTTTTTTCTCTATTGCAGTTGTCACACTTATTGTGCAGAGCTGATGAATCAAACATGTGTATTCTTTCTTCCATTCATCACAATGAGGACCTCAGtccctcctttctctctctctctttctcttccctgTCTGTTGTTGTAGCACAAACCGTGAACGTGAATAagtacatgtgtgtatgtgtgtttgtatttcaATGTTCTCAATTACTTCAGAtctatatatgaaaaataaaaaaaagaaagaaacacgaGGAGAATGGCAGATGCCATCTTGAATGTGCATCTGCATGTCTCTTAAGGATAGATGTGCGTTAATTTTTCCTGGGCTCGCTTTCTGTGGGAAATCAAATCAAAAGTGTGACGTTTtctgtggaaaatgttttttttttgctgtggtgAATATAACTGGGCCGGTCTGTGTCATCATCAGTGGTGTATTAGTCATTTTTGGACCATGGAATAATTTCTGTGGGAACAATATCAGCGTATTATGAGTTAAGATAGTGTCTCATGCACATTGTTTTTATCAATGCTctgattttattctttttttgtatctaTCGATTTTGAGTCACATGCAACATGTGACtattttatgaaaatacatatgcattttaaagtattttaaaatacagattgTTTTGAATAtccttagtttttattttgagataaaaaaaaggtTGAATATATTTTAGTTATGTCAGAAGTTTACTTTGCACACTATATGGCTAGTTAGTAATTCCTTTTGTACAAATGTCTGTGTACATCACAAAGCACTGAGCTGATGCCAGTATGTACAATATAATATCGCAGCATGTAATTCCTCTGTTGAGCAATGGGGATGCCATTGAGCCAGATCAGATTCTATCAGCAGCAAGTTCACCAACATCTTAATCATCAAATCagtcttaaaagaatagttcaaccaaaaattgtaatttgctttaaatgtactcaccctcatccATTCCTTCTTTGGAacaaaaatgtagcattacatcacttgttcaccaatggatcttctgcattgaatgggtgccatcagaatgagagtccaaacagttgttaaaaacatcacaatattccacaaATAATCCGCACcgatccagtccatcagttagcattaaagaaaaaaacatgtttgtaaGGAACAAATCCATCGAGacagttttaactttaaaatgttgctttgtatgttaatataaaattgctttctccagtgaaagccttgtttaaactctcattctgagggcacccattcactgcaaaggatccattggtaagcaaatgatgtaatgttaaatttcacTAAATCtgtcctgatgaagaaacaaactcgtggACATATTGGATGTCCTGAGGGTGAGTgagcaaatgtaaattttttcaaTGAGCTGTTTATTTAATATAGGACTAAATATACCTGGCTGTCTAATGTGAGTGAGTGTATTATTAATACTATTGGCTACAAGTATCAAGGATTTCAAAGGGATGAACGGCAGTTTAATGGGACAGtattgcattttattgatggctgtTTTTTATTTCAACTGAACATTTTGTTGATATATCTTATTTTTGGATGGAATAACACCCTCTGCCCCTCCCACCTTTGTGCATGTTAGTCCTGTTGAAATGCAATAAACAGTGATCTGGAGAGAAACATAATTTAGTCATTATTGGGTAAAGTGTTTGACAATGAGGATCATATAAATATATCCCAATTCCGTGTCCTTCTCTGATGCACAAACATCTAATGTCTCTTTTTTACATGGTTAACAAAATATAGAGTTGAGACAATCCAAGATATCGTGGCCAAGATGAAGATGGCAAAAATGACACTGAAAAATCCACAACCTCTCAACAAACCAGTGTTGCCAAATGATGAATAAACATCAGTATCCCCAAATCTCATTATCAGACAGTGTTTGGCGTGACAGAAAATacttcttaataaataaatttgagcACTGATGGCTAACAGAGCGATGGATTTCATCATGTTCTTCTTCTCCTCTCAGCACCTGCAGCTTCTTTTCTGAAGAATAAAACATAAGATACTATCAGATAAAAAATTGCTCCCACAATAATTTTCTTTACCAAGTGATGCAATGCATCAAGGAATCTGAAATTTGGTCACCATTTTGCATGCTTCAGAAAGAATTTTAGGAAAATAGCTtgtatattttgaatgaacaaatCCACAAATTCAAACTCATTTGtattattacaaaatgtataatttgttattatattCCATGACCAGTGCACTTAATTTTCATTGTCCGATTTATGCATTTTTACACCCCCAAACTTTCCAGAAAACTGACTAACCGTATTTCTGTATTCTTTAGATCAATATGGTCCTCTCATCTTCCAGGGCCAGCCTGTAAGTATTAACAGGCTCGTTAGCTGTATTAGATAATGCAGTAAAAAGTGTATTCTGTTTATAATGATATTGGCATAATCACCTGTCGTTGTCTGAGAGCTGCTCTTTTCTCTGTCTGAATTCTGCCCTCTCCAGGTTGTTTTTACAATGTACTTTGTGCTCTTCAATGCGGTCAATCTAAAGAGACCAAGCTATGAGCATCATATCTCAATAGATACGCCTACAAACATTTTCACATAAGATCCTTCAGAATGGCACTATGACATGACTACattatgacatatatatatatatatatatatatatatatatatatatatatatatatatatatatatatctatagatatagatatatatgtacagtatatatctctagagagagagagagagagaattttgcATCTAATTTTCAATAGACTTACATAAGTGTTAATCTGTTACGTTGGCTGTTTCATACACATAATATAGCATAAATTATCTATTAATATGGCCTTTACCTTGCTTGCCACACTTATTTTCTCTTTCTTCAAGGTTCTCGATTTAATCATTTTGGTGATTCTTACTGGACATAATTTATGGGAATGGCAAATACTTCCTGTACTGTCAAAGAGTTGATATTACATATTGGACACAGCCATCCATCCACAATTGCagcattataattatataatgctaTTAAAGCTATTAAACACATCTCACCAAAagcatgaataaacaaacaaacaaataaaaactatatttgtactgtaaatatggaaagttttgctttttttgcttttgctATTGATtgctttttatgtatttaacatgtCACccagaatattaataaataaacaaatcaatttaTTGATTtgaatgatattttaaaaataatatttagccCTTTATTTGTACTGTAATACTGAAAATGATCCTGTCACATTTTTATAGTCcagataattattttatattaaaatcagaATAAATGGAAGACTGTATAACACATaccaaactgtatttttttattttgattttttggggTCAAAGATGACCCAGACTCTCAGATTGTATTtagtctgtctgtgtgtatgtatgtaaatatacaaaataagacAAGTGGCAATATTTAATAAACTtctatttttaataacaacagtACAATCCATCAAACGCACTGTAGTTGAGTCCCTCACGGCCTCGTTTTCAAAACTGAAATATGGCGCTTCCTAGATTAATGtttatgtttgttattttatcactttaaactaCACAAACCACTTCCacaaaccaaactgttttagacttcattattactattagtaatattgtcattattattattgccacaTAAACAGCAATAAAAGCCCAGGCGCGCACTGAGATCTGATTGGCTCCCAGAGAGGAAACACGCATCATGTGACCCGTGTGTCATCATCATTGCCTGAGAATCAGCTGATCCGTCCAGTCTATTTCCACGACTCAGACACTGTCACGGTCGTGACTTTCATATCATTTTTGTGCGTTTTTAAATCTGTAGggcattttgaaaatatatttgaaaaatttaaaCGGACGTCTTTCCGTCGCTTCGAAACGAGCTTAAAATCCTTTTACAGCAGCCGCAGCAGCAGCAGTCATGGCGCTCAGCGATGCCGACGTCCAGAAGCAGGTGAAAAGGCGTTcaaattcataattaattttatattacaaCACTGTTGCAAGATTAACCCTCGGCGATTTGACAAATGCATTGTTTAAGGCGAACGTGCATGGCACGAGCATGATGTGGCCTTCAAGGTTGTTCGTCATTTATGCATTACACACGCGCTTGAATCACGAGACCTGTCtatataataaaagttaattttatattaatacatttggaCACTTAGATAAATGTGGATAAATGATCAATAAGGAAAAACAATTATTGAGCATCTCATTCAAAAACAAATGCACCAAGGTTGTATGATGAATAATATCAAGTATTCACGACAAAAAGACCAATTTTAGAATGCAGGTGATGGCGGTTCTGTATAGTTATAAcatactaaacacacacacattccacatAATTGTGATGGAGCCGCAACATTGCTACTGTAACTTAAACagatttaagattatttttctgCATTTACAAGTGGGTTTTAAGCATTGATATCCTGTTAGACTTCTGCTTTTTATGTTCCTTCCTTTAAAGCTTTTCCCCCCTGATAGATAttgaattattgttatttttattcccATATCTTTCCAGATCAAGCACATGATGGCTTTCATTGAGCAGGAGGCCAATGAAAAAGCAGAGGAGATTGATGCTaaggtattttattattattattattattatttagtagtctagatttaaatgattCCTCTAAAGACTATCTTTAAGAGGCTGTGACGGTGGAAATGGTGTGAAATTGTGAGACTGGCCATTGATAAGAGCTGATATGATGATAAGTGTCTCTCCTGAAGGCAGAGGAGGAGTTCAACATTGAGAAAGGCCGGCTGGTCCAGACTCAGCGTCTGAAGATTATGGAGTATTATGAGAAGAAGGAGAAACAGATCGAACAgcagaagaaaatgtgagtgtgaCTTCCTCTGCCTGAAGCAGTCAGACGCCCAAATCATTACTGTGGAAACTTCCAGTTTCCTCAAAATGTGTTACTCGAACAGTTATTTCATGCAGTAAAAAGTTTCAGATCATTAAGTTTTTTCTGAATGTtcagatgttttaaatgtttgcttCATGTCTGCAGTCAAATGTCCAACCTGATGAACCAGGCCAGACTGAAGGTCCTGAAGGCCCGTGATGACATGATTTCGGTTAGTTTGCATACTTTTTTTAGCACATCTagccttaaaataaataatgggtTTATGCTGTCTGTTTacgctgtgttttttttttttaaggatttgttAAACGACGCACGTCACCGACTAGCGAATGTTGCCAGAGATCCATCCAGATACGCTGTTTTGATGGACGGACTGGTCCTGCAGGTGAGTGACTGTATAATTTAACAGTATAGCAAACCATTTTCGTCAAAGACTGTATGTGAGTCTTAAACAGCACACGCTCTGGTATTCTCATGTTTCAGGGTTTTTATCAGCTCCTGGAACCCAAAGTGACCATCCGTTGCCGCAAACAGGACGTGGGCATAGTGCAGGTCTGTAGTCCACTAAACCTTAAATTGAaacctataaaaaataaaataaatgttaactgaaataaaacataaaaattcagCTAGTAGCCAAGACATTACtacttttcatttagtttagctTGATGTATTCaaataacaaaatgttaaataaaaaaacaaaaataaaaaaaaagttaaaaactaaaagcatAGAAAATTAGTAAaactttgaaattaaaatgtgaataaaaatatagcatattaatgaaacaaaaacacTGGATTCAGCAATCTAAAATTATATGATGTATCATTTAATGTAAACTATGTATTTTGTTTTAGGTAGTTATCAAGACCATTTTTTTAACTTGATGTgctaaaataactataaatgaaacttaaatataataaataaatacacatcaaAGAATGtacaaaaacacagcaaaattACTAACTCCTAaagttaaatgtaataaaatgtaatagtatctcagtgaaaataatttaaatatagtttaactttatatatatatatacatacatacatacatacacaaaacacacacacacacacacacacacacacattttaacttgtattaaaataactaaaactaaaatataataaagacaaaaaacaaacaaataaaataacaagaaaacaattacattttaaactttaacataaaattaaaatgaaaacaaaacgtttataattttattaaaaactattataGTATATCAGTAACTCTAAAAATAACACTTGCTGCAGgaaaatgttgtgtatttggcAATTATTAATATCCGATTACTTCATGATATAAACCAAACACAAACGTGTTTTATTAGGCTTCTGTGCAGAAAAACATTCCCATCTACAAGGCAGCAGTGAAGGACAATCTTGAAGTCCGTATCAACCAGGATAACTTCCTCTCTCCAGAACTGTAAGCATCTGCCGTTTCAGTATCTGGTTTACAAAATTAGcctgaatatctttttttttatttaattgtagttTTTGAATATATGAAACGAAAgtctgtgtgttttttgtgtAGCTCTGGTGGTATCGAGCTGTATAATGCTGATGGAAAGATCAAAGTGTCCAACACTCTGGAGAGCAGGCTGGACCTCCTAGCACAGCAGGTACGGAAATTGGGCACAGAGGGTTACGATTAAGAGAAGCTGTGTGAATTGTACGGTAGATTTTTGATTTTCGATTCTTTTCAGATGATGCCGGAAATCCGAGTCGCCCTGTTTGGCGCAAACCAGAACCGCAAGTTCATGGACTGATCCTCACTCGCTCCAAACCACGGCAGAATGCCACTGTTTGATGTTGTACTTTTATTCTTATTCTGGTGTTAAAAACT
This window harbors:
- the LOC132098705 gene encoding V-type proton ATPase subunit E 1-like, whose product is MALSDADVQKQIKHMMAFIEQEANEKAEEIDAKAEEEFNIEKGRLVQTQRLKIMEYYEKKEKQIEQQKKIQMSNLMNQARLKVLKARDDMISDLLNDARHRLANVARDPSRYAVLMDGLVLQGFYQLLEPKVTIRCRKQDVGIVQASVQKNIPIYKAAVKDNLEVRINQDNFLSPELSGGIELYNADGKIKVSNTLESRLDLLAQQMMPEIRVALFGANQNRKFMD